In Chlorobiota bacterium, the sequence AAGGATCAAGTCTTCATGGGGCGCGAGATGCACTGGATCCGCGTTGACCGCTACTTTGAAGGCGGGCTGGACAACCCGATGGTTCACTATCAGCCCGTGCCATGTATGCAGTGCGAGCGCGCCTCGTGCGAGGTGGTGTGCCCGGTGGGGGCCACCGTCCACAGCGACGAAGGGTTGAACGACATGGTCTATAACCGTTGCGTTGGCACGCGGTATTGCTCCAACAACTGCCCGTATAAAGTTCGCCGCTATAACTTCTTCCAATATTCCGATGAGAAGACCCCGGTGGTCAAGTTGGGGCGGAACCCCGACGTGACGGTTCGGAACCGTGGTGTGATGGAGAAATGCACCTACTGCGTACAGCGGATCAACCATGCCCGCATTGATGCCAAGCGGGAAGGGCGTTCCATTTACGATGGTGAGATCAAGACCGCTTGCGAAATCGCTTGCCCAACCGGCGCGATCACCTTCGGCAACTTGAACGACCCGAAGAGTCGAGTGGTTGAGATGAAGAAGTCGAAGCTGAACTACCGTATGCTGGAAGAATTGAACACCGAGCCACGCACCAGCTATCTGGCAAGCATCCGTAACCCGAATCCTGAATTGGCCGAGCCTGTGAAGACCGAGAACAGCCATGCTTAACGATACCCAGACAGAACAAACAACACTGCCGACGCAGCGGGGCGCACAGCTTGTGACGGTCAACGAAGTCCCCGCCACGATAGACCAAACCAACTTCCCAGTCTTGGGACCGGGGGCGAAGGACTACGAGTCCGTCACTGGCAAGATCAGCAACTTGGTGCTCCGCAAAGGGTTCAGCAAGGGCTGGGTTGTCGGCTTCGGCATTGCCTTCATGCTCCTGATGCTCTTCCTGTACGCAGTGACGGTACTGCTGGTGAAGGGGATTGGGGTTTGGGGTATCAACATCCCGGTTGGGTGGGGCTTTGCTATTGTCAACTTTGTGTGGTGGATCGGTATCGGCCACGCTGGTACGTTGATTTCTGCCATTCTTCTGCTGCTACGCCAGGACTGGCGAACCTCGATCAACCGCTTTGCCGAGGCAATGACCCTGTTCGCAGTGGCTTGCGCGGGACTGTTCCCCATTCTCCACTTGGGTCGCCCGCAGTTGTTCTACTGGCTGCTTCCGTACTTCCCGAACACAATGGCCTTGCTGCCGCAGTTCCGTTCGCCGTTGTTGTGGGACGTGTTCGCGGTTTCCACCTACGGGACGGTGTCGCTGCTGTTCTGGTTTGTGGGGCTTATTCCTGACCTTGCTTCGCTGCGCGACCGCGCAACCACGCGGGGCAAGCAGATGATCTACGGCGCGTTATCGCTTGGCTGGCGCGGTTCGGCGGTTCACTGGAAACGCTACACCACCATCTACATGATCCTTGCCGGCATTTCAACGCCGCTGGTGTTGTCGGTCCATACCGTCGTGAGTTTTGACTTTGCTGTGTCGCAGATCCCAGGCTGGCACGCCACAATCTTCCCGCCGTACTTCGTTGCCGGCGCAATCTTCAGCGGCTTTGCAATGGTGCTGACGCTTGGCATACCGCTTCGGAAATACTACGGGCTGGAGGATTACATCACCCCGCGCCACATGAACAACATGGCAAAAGTGATGTTGGC encodes:
- the nrfD gene encoding polysulfide reductase NrfD; its protein translation is MLNDTQTEQTTLPTQRGAQLVTVNEVPATIDQTNFPVLGPGAKDYESVTGKISNLVLRKGFSKGWVVGFGIAFMLLMLFLYAVTVLLVKGIGVWGINIPVGWGFAIVNFVWWIGIGHAGTLISAILLLLRQDWRTSINRFAEAMTLFAVACAGLFPILHLGRPQLFYWLLPYFPNTMALLPQFRSPLLWDVFAVSTYGTVSLLFWFVGLIPDLASLRDRATTRGKQMIYGALSLGWRGSAVHWKRYTTIYMILAGISTPLVLSVHTVVSFDFAVSQIPGWHATIFPPYFVAGAIFSGFAMVLTLGIPLRKYYGLEDYITPRHMNNMAKVMLATGLIVVYGYSQEAFMGWYSAADYEKYMIWNRMTGPYAPAYWALIFCNGIVPQLLWMRKFRTNTVWLWCISIVVNVGMWLERYVIVVISLHRDFMPSAWGYYNPSFYDWATYIGTIGLFLTLFFLFVRFLPVIAVSEIRELVHIEHSKHGKH